From a region of the Micropterus dolomieu isolate WLL.071019.BEF.003 ecotype Adirondacks linkage group LG21, ASM2129224v1, whole genome shotgun sequence genome:
- the mmab gene encoding corrinoid adenosyltransferase, with protein MASFIIKPAHLRCVVRTGRLIGESRETLSSGRSYATEGDTKVPKIYTKTGDKGFSSTFTGERRPKENHIFEALGNTDELSSAIGLAREFCLDNGHTFTYQLDKIQCILQDVGSNIATPPASARESHLKRTQFSAQPIADLETWIDKFTEELPTLTNFILPSGGKSSAALHLARTVCRRAERSVAPIVRSGEADPDVAKFLNRLSDYLFTLARYAAMKEGKEEKIYKRPE; from the exons ATGGCATCGTTTATTATCAAACCTGCTCACCTCCGCTGTGTTGTAAGGACAGGAAGGCTCATAGGCGAGTCTCGGGAAACACTGTCTTCAGGCAGAAG TTATGCCACTGAAGGAGACACCAAGGTGCCCAAAATATACACCAAAACTGGAGacaaag GTTTCTCAAGCACATTTACAGGAGAAAGGAGGCCAAAGGAAAATCATATTTTTGAAGCCTTAGGAAATACAGATGAGTTGTCATCTGCTATAGG CTTGGCCAGAGAATTTTGCCTCGACAATggtcacacattcacatatcaGCTAGACAAG ataCAGTGCATTTTACAAGACGTGGGCTCCAACATTGCCACCCCTCCAGCATCTGCAAGAGAAAGTCATTTAA AGAGAACACAATTTTCTGCTCAGCCAATTGCAGACCTGGAAACCTGGATTGATAAATTTACAGAAGAACTCCCAACACTGACCAACTTCATTTTACCT TCAGGAGGGAAGAGCAGCGCAGCTTTGCACTTAGCTCGGACAGTGTGTCGGAGAGCAGAACGCAG TGTTGCTCCAATTGTGCGGTCAGGGGAGGCAGATCCAGATGTTGCGAAGTTTTTGAACAG ATTGAGCGACTACCTCTTCACCCTGGCCAGATATGCAGCCATGAAAGAAGGCAAGGAGGAGAAAATCTACAAAAGACCTGAATGA
- the aldh3b2 gene encoding aldehyde dehydrogenase family 3 member B1 isoform X1: MCSPPSPSPARWFKALRRTRLGEPCLKTYPLECVNLLKRARIAFQAGRTLTEGFRLAQLEAVVRMLEEHECDFVDALGRDLHKPRFETVVSELIPVKNEAFHAISNLKKWMQPQHVEGNMSTTLDECLVVSEPLGVVFIIGAWCSPVQMCLVPLVGAIAAGNCAIISPSECTAHTAELLHRLIPFYLENECFHVIIAGTSDLPEVLELKYDHVFFTGNREEGSRIAQAAARTLTPVTLVLGGKNPCYVDQHCEIATTAQRIAWARFHNAGQNVVAPDYILCHTNVKAQLVQALKGCLMQFYGSDPRESRSYGRMVNLEIFNRTRDMLWRSGKVAVGGQVIEAEKYIAPTILTEVTGPDSVMQQDVFGPVLPVLTVMCMDEAIAFINKQEKPLCVYAYSSNSKVISRLMSETSSGSFCSNDSILQSLMVTLPFGGVGASGMGSYHGRYSFDTFSHRKSCLLRGTRFECVTYLRYPPYEDRNLSLMTWASTLSQKSQGWCQIL; encoded by the exons ATGTGCAGTCCACCGAGCCCTTCTCCAGCGCGATGGTTCAAAGCGCTGCGAAG GACTAGGCTGGGGGAGCCATGTCTGAAGACTTACCCTCTGGAGTGTGTGAATCTGCTGAAGAGGGCTAGAATTGCCTTTCAAGCTGGACGCACCCTCACGGAAGGCTTCAGACTGGCGCAGCTGGAGGCTGTGGTGCGGATGCTGGAAGAACATGAGTGTGACTTTGTGGATGCTCTAGGAAGGGACCTTCATAAG CCACGGTTTGAGACAGTTGTGTCAGAACTGATTCCTGTCAAGAATGAGGCATTTCATGCCATCAGCAATCTTAAGAAGTGGATGCAGCCGCAGCATGTGGAAGGAAATATG TCCACCACGTTGGACGAGTGTCTGGTGGTCAGTGAGCCGCTGGGGGTGGTGTTTATCATTGGAGCCTGGTGTAGTCCTGTCCAGATGTGTCTGGTGCCGCTGGTAGGGGCCATCGCTGCAG GAAACTGTGCAATCATCAGCCCCTCTGAGTGCACCGCTCACACAGCAGAGCTCCTTCATCGCCTCATCCCCTTCTACTTGGAAAAT GAATGCTTCCATGTGATTATTGCAGGCACGAGTGACTTGCCTGAAGTTTTGGAACTAAAATACGACCATGTCTTCTTTACAG GaaacagagaggagggaagcaGAATTGCTCAGGCAGCAGCTCGCACACTCACACCTGTCACCCTGGTTTTGGGTGGCAAGAACCCATGCTATGTGGACCAACACTGTGAGATTGCCACCACCGCACAGCGCATCGCCTGGGCACGTTTTCACAATGCTGGGCAGAACGTGGTGGCTCCTGACTACATCCTGTGCCACACGAACGTCAAAGCACAGCTGGTGCAGGCCCTGAAGGGCTGTCTGATGCAGTTCTACGGTTCTGATCCCAGAGAGTCCCGCAGTTATGGCCGCATGGTCAATCTAGAGATCTTCAACCGTACGAGAGACATGCTGTGGAGATCTGGCAAGGTGGCTGTGGGTGGGCAAGTGATAGAAGCAGAGAAATATATTG CCCCAACGATTTTGACAGAGGTAACAGGACCAGATTCTGTCATGCAACAAGATGTTTTTGGCCCAGTTCTTCCTGTTCTGACTGTAATGTGTATGGACGAGGCAATTGCTTTCATTAATAAGCAAGAGAAACCGCTCTGCGTGTATGCATATTCCAGCAACAGCAAG GTCATCTCAAGGCTGATGAGTGAGACCTCTAGTGGAAGCTTTTGCTCCAATGACAGCATCCTGCAGAGTCTTATGGTGACTCTGCCATTTGGTGGAGTTG GTGCGAGTGGAATGGGTTCCTACCATGGCCGCTACAGCTTTGACACCTTCTCTCACAGGAAATCATGCCTGCTAAGAGGCACACGGTTTGAGTGTGTAACCTATCTGCGTTATCCGCCCTATGAGGACCGCAATCTGTCTCTAATGACATGGGCCAGCACCCTGTCCCAGAAGAGCCAAGGCTGGTGCCAGATCCTGTGA
- the aldh3b2 gene encoding aldehyde dehydrogenase family 3 member B1 isoform X2, giving the protein MSGKVRACYACQRNGRLTCRRTRLGEPCLKTYPLECVNLLKRARIAFQAGRTLTEGFRLAQLEAVVRMLEEHECDFVDALGRDLHKPRFETVVSELIPVKNEAFHAISNLKKWMQPQHVEGNMSTTLDECLVVSEPLGVVFIIGAWCSPVQMCLVPLVGAIAAGNCAIISPSECTAHTAELLHRLIPFYLENECFHVIIAGTSDLPEVLELKYDHVFFTGNREEGSRIAQAAARTLTPVTLVLGGKNPCYVDQHCEIATTAQRIAWARFHNAGQNVVAPDYILCHTNVKAQLVQALKGCLMQFYGSDPRESRSYGRMVNLEIFNRTRDMLWRSGKVAVGGQVIEAEKYIAPTILTEVTGPDSVMQQDVFGPVLPVLTVMCMDEAIAFINKQEKPLCVYAYSSNSKVISRLMSETSSGSFCSNDSILQSLMVTLPFGGVGASGMGSYHGRYSFDTFSHRKSCLLRGTRFECVTYLRYPPYEDRNLSLMTWASTLSQKSQGWCQIL; this is encoded by the exons ATGAGTGGAAAAGTAAGGGCGTGCTATGCTTGTCAGAGGAACGGCCGGTTAACGTGCAGAAG GACTAGGCTGGGGGAGCCATGTCTGAAGACTTACCCTCTGGAGTGTGTGAATCTGCTGAAGAGGGCTAGAATTGCCTTTCAAGCTGGACGCACCCTCACGGAAGGCTTCAGACTGGCGCAGCTGGAGGCTGTGGTGCGGATGCTGGAAGAACATGAGTGTGACTTTGTGGATGCTCTAGGAAGGGACCTTCATAAG CCACGGTTTGAGACAGTTGTGTCAGAACTGATTCCTGTCAAGAATGAGGCATTTCATGCCATCAGCAATCTTAAGAAGTGGATGCAGCCGCAGCATGTGGAAGGAAATATG TCCACCACGTTGGACGAGTGTCTGGTGGTCAGTGAGCCGCTGGGGGTGGTGTTTATCATTGGAGCCTGGTGTAGTCCTGTCCAGATGTGTCTGGTGCCGCTGGTAGGGGCCATCGCTGCAG GAAACTGTGCAATCATCAGCCCCTCTGAGTGCACCGCTCACACAGCAGAGCTCCTTCATCGCCTCATCCCCTTCTACTTGGAAAAT GAATGCTTCCATGTGATTATTGCAGGCACGAGTGACTTGCCTGAAGTTTTGGAACTAAAATACGACCATGTCTTCTTTACAG GaaacagagaggagggaagcaGAATTGCTCAGGCAGCAGCTCGCACACTCACACCTGTCACCCTGGTTTTGGGTGGCAAGAACCCATGCTATGTGGACCAACACTGTGAGATTGCCACCACCGCACAGCGCATCGCCTGGGCACGTTTTCACAATGCTGGGCAGAACGTGGTGGCTCCTGACTACATCCTGTGCCACACGAACGTCAAAGCACAGCTGGTGCAGGCCCTGAAGGGCTGTCTGATGCAGTTCTACGGTTCTGATCCCAGAGAGTCCCGCAGTTATGGCCGCATGGTCAATCTAGAGATCTTCAACCGTACGAGAGACATGCTGTGGAGATCTGGCAAGGTGGCTGTGGGTGGGCAAGTGATAGAAGCAGAGAAATATATTG CCCCAACGATTTTGACAGAGGTAACAGGACCAGATTCTGTCATGCAACAAGATGTTTTTGGCCCAGTTCTTCCTGTTCTGACTGTAATGTGTATGGACGAGGCAATTGCTTTCATTAATAAGCAAGAGAAACCGCTCTGCGTGTATGCATATTCCAGCAACAGCAAG GTCATCTCAAGGCTGATGAGTGAGACCTCTAGTGGAAGCTTTTGCTCCAATGACAGCATCCTGCAGAGTCTTATGGTGACTCTGCCATTTGGTGGAGTTG GTGCGAGTGGAATGGGTTCCTACCATGGCCGCTACAGCTTTGACACCTTCTCTCACAGGAAATCATGCCTGCTAAGAGGCACACGGTTTGAGTGTGTAACCTATCTGCGTTATCCGCCCTATGAGGACCGCAATCTGTCTCTAATGACATGGGCCAGCACCCTGTCCCAGAAGAGCCAAGGCTGGTGCCAGATCCTGTGA
- the mvk gene encoding mevalonate kinase isoform X3, which produces MQVKDCFVSAPGKAILHGEHAVVHGKVALAVSLNLRTYLRLKATTTGKVCINLPNIDTFLCWDMSELKQLSSDSCGKREEVKRLNAELVRRLREFVGVTNENLDNCNMATIAFLYIYLSLFGSGELPSLTVSVWSELPTGAGLGSSAAYSVCLAAALLCASGAIPTPLKEWDQTARWCQEDLELINSWAFQGEMIIHGNPSGVDNAVGTWGGMLRFLAGKIIPLSRVPLLRILLTNTKVPRSTKVLVARVKDKINKFPSIMTPVLDSVDAISCTCEKVLSEMTSEPITGEHYNILEELIDINQRHLDVMGVGHPALDTLCRVTLAKGLHSKLTGAGGGGCGITLLRPGY; this is translated from the exons ATGCAAGTGAAGGACTGCTTCGTGTCTGCTCCGGGGAAGGCGATCCTCCACGGAGAGCATGCAGTTGTACACGGAAAG GTGGCTCTTGCTGTGAGTTTGAACCTGCGAACATATTTACGGTTGAAAGCCACCACTACTGGTAAAGTTTGCATCAACCTCCCAAATATTGACACATTCCTCTGCTGGGACATGTCTGAACTGAAGCAGCTCAGTTCTGATTCTTGTG GTAAGAGGGAGGAGGTGAAACGTCTGAATGCTGAACTTGTGAGGAGACTACGTGAATTTGTTGGTGTAACCAATGAAAACTTGGATAATTGCAACATGGCCACCATAGCCTTCCTCTACATCTACCTATCACTGTTTGGATCAGG TGAGCTGCCCAGCTTGACGGTGTCTGTGTGGTCAGAGCTGCCGACTGGAGCAGGACTGGGGTCAAGTGCTGCCtactctgtgtgtttagctGCAGCTTTGCTCTGTGCAAGTGGAGCCATCCCCACCCCTCTCAAAGAGTGGGATCAAACTGCCAG GTGGTGTCAGGAGGACTTGGAACTGATTAACAGCTGGGCTTTCCAAGGGGAGATGATCATCCATGGTAATCCTTCAGGAGTAGACAACGCTGTAGGAACATGGG GTGGCATGCTGAGATTCTTAGCCGGGAAGATAATACCGCTGAGCAG GGTGCCGTTATTAAGAATCCTCCTCACTAACACCAAAGTACCACGTAGCACCAAGGTACTTGTTGCCAGGGTGAAGGACAAGATTAACAAG TTTCCCTCTATTATGACCCCAGTGCTGGACTCAGTTGATGCCATTTCCTGCACTTGTGAGAAAGTACTCTCAGAGATGACCAGTGAGCCTATCACAGGAGAGCACTACAATATTCTAGAG GAGCTCATTGACATTAACCAGCGCCACCTGGATGTGATGGGTGTGGGACACCCTGCCCTGGACACACTATGCCGGGTCACACTGGCCAAAGGGCTCCACAGCAAGCTAACCGGCGCAGGGGGAGGAGGCTGTGGCATCACCCTTCTGAGACCAG
- the mvk gene encoding mevalonate kinase isoform X1, which translates to MQVKDCFVSAPGKAILHGEHAVVHGKVALAVSLNLRTYLRLKATTTGKVCINLPNIDTFLCWDMSELKQLSSDSCGKREEVKRLNAELVRRLREFVGVTNENLDNCNMATIAFLYIYLSLFGSGELPSLTVSVWSELPTGAGLGSSAAYSVCLAAALLCASGAIPTPLKEWDQTARWCQEDLELINSWAFQGEMIIHGNPSGVDNAVGTWGGMLRFLAGKIIPLSRVPLLRILLTNTKVPRSTKVLVARVKDKINKFPSIMTPVLDSVDAISCTCEKVLSEMTSEPITGEHYNILEELIDINQRHLDVMGVGHPALDTLCRVTLAKGLHSKLTGAGGGGCGITLLRPETDSSVVQATVQDLRDSGFDCWETSIGGPGVQQHSPLSVKEEVLEILNRY; encoded by the exons ATGCAAGTGAAGGACTGCTTCGTGTCTGCTCCGGGGAAGGCGATCCTCCACGGAGAGCATGCAGTTGTACACGGAAAG GTGGCTCTTGCTGTGAGTTTGAACCTGCGAACATATTTACGGTTGAAAGCCACCACTACTGGTAAAGTTTGCATCAACCTCCCAAATATTGACACATTCCTCTGCTGGGACATGTCTGAACTGAAGCAGCTCAGTTCTGATTCTTGTG GTAAGAGGGAGGAGGTGAAACGTCTGAATGCTGAACTTGTGAGGAGACTACGTGAATTTGTTGGTGTAACCAATGAAAACTTGGATAATTGCAACATGGCCACCATAGCCTTCCTCTACATCTACCTATCACTGTTTGGATCAGG TGAGCTGCCCAGCTTGACGGTGTCTGTGTGGTCAGAGCTGCCGACTGGAGCAGGACTGGGGTCAAGTGCTGCCtactctgtgtgtttagctGCAGCTTTGCTCTGTGCAAGTGGAGCCATCCCCACCCCTCTCAAAGAGTGGGATCAAACTGCCAG GTGGTGTCAGGAGGACTTGGAACTGATTAACAGCTGGGCTTTCCAAGGGGAGATGATCATCCATGGTAATCCTTCAGGAGTAGACAACGCTGTAGGAACATGGG GTGGCATGCTGAGATTCTTAGCCGGGAAGATAATACCGCTGAGCAG GGTGCCGTTATTAAGAATCCTCCTCACTAACACCAAAGTACCACGTAGCACCAAGGTACTTGTTGCCAGGGTGAAGGACAAGATTAACAAG TTTCCCTCTATTATGACCCCAGTGCTGGACTCAGTTGATGCCATTTCCTGCACTTGTGAGAAAGTACTCTCAGAGATGACCAGTGAGCCTATCACAGGAGAGCACTACAATATTCTAGAG GAGCTCATTGACATTAACCAGCGCCACCTGGATGTGATGGGTGTGGGACACCCTGCCCTGGACACACTATGCCGGGTCACACTGGCCAAAGGGCTCCACAGCAAGCTAACCGGCGCAGGGGGAGGAGGCTGTGGCATCACCCTTCTGAGACCAG aaacGGACTCCTCTGTTGTCCAGGCTACAGTGCAGGACTTGAGAGACAGCGGCTTTGACTGCTGGGAAACGAGTATTGGCGGGCCGGGTGTCCAGCAgcactctcctctctctgttaaGGAGGAAGTTCTGGAGATTTTAAACCGTTACTGA
- the mvk gene encoding mevalonate kinase isoform X2 gives MQVKDCFVSAPGKAILHGEHAVVHGKVALAVSLNLRTYLRLKATTTGKVCINLPNIDTFLCWDMSELKQLSSDSCGKREEVKRLNAELVRRLREFVGVTNENLDNCNMATIAFLYIYLSLFGSGELPSLTVSVWSELPTGAGLGSSAAYSVCLAAALLCASGAIPTPLKEWDQTARWCQEDLELINSWAFQGEMIIHGNPSGVDNAVGTWGGMLRFLAGKIIPLSRVPLLRILLTNTKVPRSTKVLVARVKDKINKFPSIMTPVLDSVDAISCTCEKVLSEMTSEPITGEHYNILEELIDINQRHLDVMGVGHPALDTLCRVTLAKGLHSKLTGAGGGGCGITLLRPDSSCGTLEGPNPYAGNHWTKLTTCI, from the exons ATGCAAGTGAAGGACTGCTTCGTGTCTGCTCCGGGGAAGGCGATCCTCCACGGAGAGCATGCAGTTGTACACGGAAAG GTGGCTCTTGCTGTGAGTTTGAACCTGCGAACATATTTACGGTTGAAAGCCACCACTACTGGTAAAGTTTGCATCAACCTCCCAAATATTGACACATTCCTCTGCTGGGACATGTCTGAACTGAAGCAGCTCAGTTCTGATTCTTGTG GTAAGAGGGAGGAGGTGAAACGTCTGAATGCTGAACTTGTGAGGAGACTACGTGAATTTGTTGGTGTAACCAATGAAAACTTGGATAATTGCAACATGGCCACCATAGCCTTCCTCTACATCTACCTATCACTGTTTGGATCAGG TGAGCTGCCCAGCTTGACGGTGTCTGTGTGGTCAGAGCTGCCGACTGGAGCAGGACTGGGGTCAAGTGCTGCCtactctgtgtgtttagctGCAGCTTTGCTCTGTGCAAGTGGAGCCATCCCCACCCCTCTCAAAGAGTGGGATCAAACTGCCAG GTGGTGTCAGGAGGACTTGGAACTGATTAACAGCTGGGCTTTCCAAGGGGAGATGATCATCCATGGTAATCCTTCAGGAGTAGACAACGCTGTAGGAACATGGG GTGGCATGCTGAGATTCTTAGCCGGGAAGATAATACCGCTGAGCAG GGTGCCGTTATTAAGAATCCTCCTCACTAACACCAAAGTACCACGTAGCACCAAGGTACTTGTTGCCAGGGTGAAGGACAAGATTAACAAG TTTCCCTCTATTATGACCCCAGTGCTGGACTCAGTTGATGCCATTTCCTGCACTTGTGAGAAAGTACTCTCAGAGATGACCAGTGAGCCTATCACAGGAGAGCACTACAATATTCTAGAG GAGCTCATTGACATTAACCAGCGCCACCTGGATGTGATGGGTGTGGGACACCCTGCCCTGGACACACTATGCCGGGTCACACTGGCCAAAGGGCTCCACAGCAAGCTAACCGGCGCAGGGGGAGGAGGCTGTGGCATCACCCTTCTGAGACCAG